A genomic window from Purpureocillium takamizusanense chromosome 2, complete sequence includes:
- the NIT3_1 gene encoding Omega-amidase (COG:E~EggNog:ENOG503NTXY) has product MRPSPSIHRHSLSLLSLSSSSPRLSCRPFAAAAAAAASVATRHTGRDTTAHHLRPLAPLSRPPFSARAMATDASTSPPAPAPPVLKQPVKLACIQLASGADKAANLRHAAEQVAAAAGAGARIVVLPECFNSPYGTGFFHEYAETLLPSPPPADAAPSFHALAAMAADNAVYLIGGSIPERDPAASGKLYNTSLVFGPDGALLDTFRKVHLFDIDIPGKITFRESEVLSAGNRVALVRLPEYGTIAVAICYDVRFPELATIAARNGAFALIYPGAFNLTTGDLHWKLLARARAVDNQIYVAMCSPARDMSATYHAWGHSMIVDPMAGVLAEADEKETIIEAELIGDAITEARKNIPLNTQRRFDVYPDISKGKIQFEEPQP; this is encoded by the coding sequence AtgcgcccgtcgccgtcaatcCATCGCCACTCGTTGTCACTCCTGTCCCTGTCATCATCGTCTCCTCGTCTCTCCTGCCGACCgtttgccgccgctgcagcagcagcagcatcggtAGCCACTCGACACACCGGCCGCGACACCACCGCGCACCATCTCCGCCCCCTCGCTCCGCTGTCCCGTCCACCCTTCTCCGcccgcgccatggccaccgaCGCATCGACttccccgcccgcgcccgcgccgccggtgctcAAGCAGCCCGTCAAGCTCGCCTGCATCCAgctcgcctcgggcgccgacaaggccgccaacctgcgtcacgccgccgagcaggtcgccgccgccgccggcgctggcgcccgcatcgtcgtcctgccCGAGTGCTTCAACTCGCCCTACGGCACCGGGTTCTTCCACGAGTAcgccgagacgctgctgccctcgccgccgcccgcggacgccgcgccgtcgttccacgccctcgccgccatggccgctgaTAACGCCGTTTACCTTATCGGCGGCTCTATCCCTGAGCGCGACCCCGCTGCGTCCGGCAAGCTCTATAACACGAGCCTCGTCTtcgggcccgacggcgccctaCTCGATACCTTCCGTAAGGTCCACCTCTTCGATATCGACATCCCCGGCAAGATCACCTTTCGCGAGTCCGAGGTCCTAAGCGCCGGTAATCGGGTCGCCCTAGTCCGCCTCCCCGAGTACGGCACTATCGCCGTCGCTATCTGCTACGACGTCCGCTTTCCCGAGCTCGCTACTATCGCCGCCCGTAACGGCGCCTTTGCCCTCATCTACCCGGGCGCCTTCAACCTTACCACGGGCGACCTCCACTGgaagctcctcgcccgcgcccgcgcggtAGACAACCAAATATACGTCGCCATGTGTAGTCCCGCCCGGGACATGTCTGCTACCTACCACGCCTGGGGCCATAGCATGATCGTCGACCCTATGGCTGGGGTTCtagccgaggccgacgagaaggagaCCATCATCGAGGCGGAGCTTATCGGCGATGCCATAACCGAGGCGCGGAAGAATATTCCCCTCAACACACAACGGCGATTTGATGTTTATCCGGACATCAGCAAAGGCAAGATACAGTTTGAAGAGCCTCAACCATAA
- the LST8 gene encoding TOR complex subunit lst8, variant 2 (COG:S~EggNog:ENOG503NTXM) translates to MVTSSEDGTVKIWETRTGSIQRSYNHAYPVNDVVIHPNQGEIISCDRSGSVRIWDLAENTCAHDLQPEEDVPVSSVTVASDGTLLCAATTTGNVFVWTLRQTLVGTEILPVTHFNAHKEYITRILLSPDVKKLATCSADHTAKIWEVKDAKPRPGPEQEPKPFPLEATLTGHQRWVWDCAFSADSAYLVTACSDHYARLWEVHSQQIIRQYNGHHRGAVCVALNDYSETR, encoded by the exons ATGGTGACGAGCTCCGAGGACGGCACCGTCAAGATCTGGGAGACGCGCACGGGCTCGATTCAGCGCAGCTACAACCACGCCTACCCGGTGAATGATGTCGTGATCCACCCGAATCAGGGCGAAATCATCAGCTGCGACCGGTCCGGCAGCGTGCGCATCTGGGACTTGGCGGAGAATACGTGTGCACACGACCTTCAACCCGAGGAAGACGTTCCTGTGTCGAGCGTGACCGTGGCGAGCGATGGCACGCTCCTCTGCGCCGCAACTACCACT GGAAACGTGTTTGTGTGGACGCTGCGGCAGACACTCGTGGGCACCGAGATCTTGCCGGTGACGCACTTTAACGCGCACAAAGAGTACATTACGAGGATTCTCCTATCGCCCGATGTGAAGAAGCTGGCGACGTGTAGCGCGGATCACACGGCCAAGATCTGGGAGGTCAAGGACGCGAAGccgcggcccggcccggagcAGGAGCCAAAGCCGTTCCCGCTCGAGGCGACGCTGACGGGCCATCAGCGATGGGTCTGGGACTGCGCCTTCAGCGCCGATTCTGCATACCTGGTGACGGCCTGCTCGGACCACTACGCCCGCCTGTGGGAGGTACACAGCCAACAGATCATCCGCCAGTAcaacggccaccaccgcgggGCGGTTTGCGTGGCGCTGAACGACTACTCGGAGACGAGATGA
- a CDS encoding uncharacterized protein (SECRETED:SignalP(1-23~SECRETED:cutsite=IIA-SI~SECRETED:prob=0.3704)~EggNog:ENOG503P38S~TransMembrane:4 (i7-26o84-105i117-142o157-183i)), which produces MTRVSIYSSALVAFIAATGMIIASIVTPNWVTYSVTTPKGERFEKHIGLHKSCSSLDSPPCRAFPPAELCQDGERYFCSMWRTIGFMASLATILCLACLVTFGVIMRGGKYKRETGWPIVSGILALVAIVEFVIISIVAYLFDNDDQFTIPGWSLDYSWYLSTFSAAISLLSAAGLAVSAYLLPPEEGYEFLEDPLDA; this is translated from the exons ATGACCCGCGTGTCCATATATTCCTCGGCCCTGGTGGCATTTATTGCCG CCACGGGGATGATCATCGCCTCCATCGTCACCCCCAACTGGGTGACGTACTCCGTCACAACGCCCAAAGGCGAGCGCTTCGAGAAACATATTGGCCTGCACAAGAGCTGCTCCAGCCTCGACTCGCCCCCCTGCCGCGCCTTTCCCCCCGCAGAGCTCTGTCAGGATGGCGAGCGGTACTTTTGCTCCATGTGGCGAACCATCGGCTTCATGGCGTCGCTTGCGACCATCCTGTGTCTCGCCTGCCTCGTAACGTTTGGCGTCATCATGCGAGGCGGCAAGTACAAGCGCGAGACGGGCTGGCCGATCGTGAGCGGCATCCTAGCTTTGGTCGCAATCGTAGAATTCGTCATTATCTCCATCGTG GCGTACCTGTTCGATAACGACGACCAGTTTACCATTCCCGGATGGAGTCTCGACTACTCGTGGTATCTGAGCACCTTtagcgccgccatctcccTGCTTTCCGCCGCAGGTCTGGCCGTCTCGGCCTATCTGCTGCCGCCTGAAGAGGGCTACGAGTTCTTGGAGGATCCCCTCGATGCCTGA
- the LST8 gene encoding TOR complex subunit lst8 (COG:S~EggNog:ENOG503NTXM~BUSCO:EOG092638XA) — MSVILCTAGYDHTIRFWEALSGICSRTIQHPDSQVNRLCISPDKRYLAAAGHHTVKLYDIKSTNPNPLLTFEGHTGNITGVAFHCEGKWMVTSSEDGTVKIWETRTGSIQRSYNHAYPVNDVVIHPNQGEIISCDRSGSVRIWDLAENTCAHDLQPEEDVPVSSVTVASDGTLLCAATTTGNVFVWTLRQTLVGTEILPVTHFNAHKEYITRILLSPDVKKLATCSADHTAKIWEVKDAKPRPGPEQEPKPFPLEATLTGHQRWVWDCAFSADSAYLVTACSDHYARLWEVHSQQIIRQYNGHHRGAVCVALNDYSETR; from the exons atgtcTGTCATTCTGTGCACAG CGGGCTACGATCACACCATCAG GTTCTGGGAGGCGCTCTCGGGAATATGCTCTCGCACGATCCAGCACCCGGACTCGCAGGTCAACCGCCTGTGCATCTCGCCAGACAAGCGATatctcgccgcggcgggccaccACACCGTCAAGCTCTACGACATCAAGTCGACGAACCCGAACCCGCTCCTGACCTTTGAGGGCCACACGGGCAATATCACGGGCGTCGCGTTCCATTGCGAGGGCAAGTGGATGGTGACGAGCTCCGAGGACGGCACCGTCAAGATCTGGGAGACGCGCACGGGCTCGATTCAGCGCAGCTACAACCACGCCTACCCGGTGAATGATGTCGTGATCCACCCGAATCAGGGCGAAATCATCAGCTGCGACCGGTCCGGCAGCGTGCGCATCTGGGACTTGGCGGAGAATACGTGTGCACACGACCTTCAACCCGAGGAAGACGTTCCTGTGTCGAGCGTGACCGTGGCGAGCGATGGCACGCTCCTCTGCGCCGCAACTACCACT GGAAACGTGTTTGTGTGGACGCTGCGGCAGACACTCGTGGGCACCGAGATCTTGCCGGTGACGCACTTTAACGCGCACAAAGAGTACATTACGAGGATTCTCCTATCGCCCGATGTGAAGAAGCTGGCGACGTGTAGCGCGGATCACACGGCCAAGATCTGGGAGGTCAAGGACGCGAAGccgcggcccggcccggagcAGGAGCCAAAGCCGTTCCCGCTCGAGGCGACGCTGACGGGCCATCAGCGATGGGTCTGGGACTGCGCCTTCAGCGCCGATTCTGCATACCTGGTGACGGCCTGCTCGGACCACTACGCCCGCCTGTGGGAGGTACACAGCCAACAGATCATCCGCCAGTAcaacggccaccaccgcgggGCGGTTTGCGTGGCGCTGAACGACTACTCGGAGACGAGATGA
- the SCL1 gene encoding Proteasome endopeptidase complex (EggNog:ENOG503NUBK~MEROPS:MER0000557~COG:O~BUSCO:EOG092645QN): MSASAYDRHITIFADNGRLYQVEYAFKAITAANIMSVGVRGKDCAVVLSQKKVPDKLIDPASVSHIFQISPSVGCVITGSIADARAFAQRAQGEAAEFRYKFGYEMPADVLAKRLANISQVYTQRAYMRPYGVATTIIALDSEFGPQLFKCDPAGYYIGYKGTAAGPKQQEALNHLEKKLRNKEHAEGSWEEVVELAITTLSTVLSMDFKKGEIEIGIVGGPRKDGKEGTDPSFRMLTEEEIDDRLQAIAEKD, encoded by the exons ATGTCTG CGAGCGCATACGACCGACACATTACCATCTTTGCCGACAATGGCCGCCTCTATCAAGTCG AGTATGCTTTCAAGGCCATCACAGCGGCAAACATCATGTCGGTAGGCGTGAGGGGAAAGGATTGCGCTGTTGTCCTTTCCCAAAAGAAGGTGCCG GACAAGCTCATCGACCCAGCGTCCGTCTCCCACATCTTCCAGATCTCCCCCTCCGTCGGTTGCGTCATCACAGGATCGATTGCCGATGCCAGGGCGTTTGCGCAACGAGCCcaaggcgaggccgccgagttCCGATACAAGTTTGGCTATGAGATGCCCGCCGACGTCCTGGCGAAGCGATTGGCCAACATCAGCCAAGTCTACACGCAACGG GCGTACATGCGGCCATATGGCGTGGCTACGACCATCATTGCCCTCGACTCCGAATTCGGTCCGCAGCTATTCAAGTGCGATCCTGCCGGCTACTACATCGGTTACAAGGGTACCGCGGCCGGCCCAAAGCAGCAAGAGGCTCTGAATCATCTCGAGAAGAAACTGCGCAACAAGGAACACGCCGAGGGCAGCTGGGAGGAGGTTGTTGAGTTGGCAATCACGACCTTGAGCACGGTCCTGAGCATGGACTTCAAGAAGGGAGAGATTGAGATCGGCATCGTTGGAGGCCCgcgcaaggacggcaaggaggggACCGACCCGTCATTCCGCATgctcaccgaggaggagattgacGACAGATTACAAGCCATTGCCGAGAAGGACTGA
- a CDS encoding uncharacterized protein (TransMembrane:3 (n7-19c24/25o59-78i90-109o115-137i)~EggNog:ENOG503NU7U~SECRETED:SignalP(1-24~SECRETED:cutsite=TSG-VD~SECRETED:prob=0.6182)~COG:G) yields MFDLSQCWLCCISFPFLIVCPTSGVDERHPSPDERHQGASISNAKIEGLREDLGMTDDQYNWCLTAFFFPYSAFEVPSNLLLKRFRPSRWLPFIMVCWGVVVTLTGLVQNYPGLLIARVFLGVTEAGLFPGVTVSCLEARTL; encoded by the coding sequence ATGTTCGACTTATCCCAATGCTGGCTTTGCTGTATCTCCTTTCCTTTCTTGATAGTATGCCCTACTTCCGGAGTCGATGAGAGGCATCCAAGTCCTGACGAGCGGCATCAAGGGGCCAGCATTAGCAACGCCAAGATCGAAGGGTTGCGGGAAGACCTCGGTATGACTGACGACCAGTACAACTGGTGCCTgaccgccttcttcttcccgtATTCCGCCTTTGAGGTCCCCAGCAATCTCCTCCTAAAACGATTTCGGCCGAGTCGTTGGCTGCCGTTCATCATGGTCTGTTGGGGAGTAGTAGTCACTTTGACGGGATTGGTGCAAAACTACCCCGGCTTGCTGATTGCTAGAGTATTTCTCGGTGTAACAGAGGCTGGACTGTTCCCAGGAGTCACCGTAAGTTGCCTTGAAGCCCGGACCCTTTGA
- a CDS encoding uncharacterized protein (COG:S~EggNog:ENOG503Q3HP~BUSCO:EOG092644DY) translates to MMSSTEATASQRVPAWKRLGLKLKGPTAAPEPAPGGTPAVGHPSITQHKSHSNKRKLDAPPGFEPSLDVKKPRTESNDGNAEPNRKKTKSVSFGDTPTKNGNPPTTTGDTTSKQKQPHQPKKSKGPAKKQKPAPAVDLAPALQYLQQWKTSRDSWKFNKNHQSALIKHAFDSDGIPPADIGAFYEYIRDLKGFVRTRLRETAMEIRTKDAAERASAFPAGTSDVEAKQISYEKLLNDLLQTSLGGQKRKVFNETDYVASADDPDVVIRRVVKRMRAEMIIDELSDGEQTDDSRTTQSSETIATSDTNTARGSGTDKRLRLNDGTGKRRRKLRVNVDDSSSSDSDSDADSDTSSDSSSDESDEEEEESADAKSVDGYDSSSSSSSSSSEDESESDSDSNDEESDDDE, encoded by the coding sequence ATGATGTCGTCCACCGAGGCCACGGCGTCACAGCGCGTGCCAGCTTGGAAACGATTGGGCCTAAAGCTCAAGGGGCCTACTGCTGCACCCGAGCCCGCTCCGGGCGGCACCCCGGCAGTTGGGCACCCAAGCATAACCCAGCACAAGAGTCACTCAAACAAACGAAAACTCGACGCCCCGCCGGGCTTCGAGCCCTCTCTGGATGTTAAAAAGCCTCGCACGGAGTCCAACGATGGAAACGCCGAGCCCAACAGGAAGAAGACCAAGTCTGTTTCGTTTGGAGACACTCCGACAAAGAACGGAAACCCtccaaccaccaccggcgaCACCACATCCAAACAGAAACAGCCTCATCAGCCTAAGAAGAGCAAGGGCCCCGCAAAGAAGCAGAAGCCTGCTCCCGCCGTGGACCTCGCACCCGCCCTCCAGTACCTGCAGCAGTGGAAGACGTCACGCGATAGCTGGAAGTTCAACAAGAATCACCAAAGTGCTCTCATTAAGCACGCATTCGACTCCGACGGCATTCCCCCCGCTGATATTGGCGCGTTTTATGAGTACATTAGGGACTTGAAGGGATTCGTCAGAACGAGACTGCGCGAGACTGCCATGGAAATAAGGACAAAGGACGCTGCGGAACGTGCGTCTGCGTTCCCAGCGGGAACTTCGGACGTTGAGGCCAAGCAAATCAGctacgagaagctgctcaaCGATCTTTTGCAGACTTCACTAGGTGGTCAGAAGCGGAAGGTGTTCAACGAAACGGACTACGTTGCTTCGGCCGACGATCCAGACGTGGTAATCCGCCGTGTGGTGAAGCGCATGCGCGCCGAAATGATCATCGATGAGCTGTCGGACGGCGAGCAGACGGATGACAGCCGTACGACCCAGTCCTCGGAGACGATAGCCACCAGCGACACCAACACAGCCAGGGGCTCCGGGACTGACAAGAGGCTGAGGCTCAACgacggcaccggcaagcGCCGGCGGAAACTGCGTGTCAACGTggacgacagcagcagttctgactcggactcggacgcGGACTCGGACACAAGCAGCGACAGCTCCTCGGATGAGtctgacgaggaggaggaggagtcggcGGATGCTAAGTCTGTTGATGGATATgactcgtcgagcagctcctcctcttcgtcttctgAGGACGAGTCTGAGTCGGATTCGGATTCCAATGACGAGGAgagtgatgacgacgagtaA
- a CDS encoding uncharacterized protein (COG:S~EggNog:ENOG503Q6XK~TransMembrane:3 (o23-44i89-108o114-134i)), with protein sequence MATTTTTTSSAPAASPPSSSPPVFNYILSFILVGLAWGLTTPFIRAAARSHRPPPHPLLDDPRVRASWLRARLLGALFAVADLLRNPRYAVPLLLNLTGSVWFFLLIGQAELSLTVPIVNTLAFLFTVLGEWYVEGKVISRDTGIGMALSLSGIALCVHSKT encoded by the exons atggccaccaccaccaccaccacgtcctcagccccggcagcatcgccgccatcgtcgtcgccgcccgtcttcaaCTACATCCTGTCCTTtatcctcgtcggcctcgcctgGGGCCTCACCACGCCCTtcatccgcgccgccgcccgctcccaccgcccgcccccgcacccgctcctcgacgacccccgcgtgcgcgcctcgtggctgcgcgcccgcctcctcggcgccctcttcgccgtcgccgacctgctgcgCAACCCCCGCTACGCCGTCCCGCTGCTCCTCAACCTCACCGGCAGTGTCTGGTTCTTTCTCCTCATTGGGCAGGCCG AACTGAGCCTCACCGTGCCCATTGTCAACACCTTGGCCTTTCTCTtcaccgtcctcggcgagtgGTACGTCGAGGGCAAGGTCATCAGCAGAG ATACCGGCATCGGAATGGCCCTTTCCTTGAGTGGAATTGCCCTGTGCGTACATAGCAAGACGTGA
- a CDS encoding uncharacterized protein (TransMembrane:7 (n8-18c23/24o39-61i149-168o174-193i205-224o230-251i263-283o295-316i)~EggNog:ENOG503NU7U~COG:G) — MQLRQAMFLSASSFAGAFGGLLAFGIVKMDGIGGLEGWRWIFIVEGIVTVAVAVLACFCLYDFPETAKFLTEEERAFVVHRLRYQGQTTTSTQDGVVPMAVSQAEEFKCDYIWQAFKDWHVWISILMGWGVSAELPGADNFTDMYSGQLTCPLFGLSLFLPTIIRALGYTSSKAQLMTVPIYTMGAILSLVSARCSDRVGKRSPFLLGCMTVMVLGFSMCIASGDPKVVYGGVFIATCGVHSASPGSISWMSNNLAGGYKRSVGMAIYLAGANLGGVVASNLYRAKDGPRYVMGHGIAVGFEILGMVAVVILIMGYHASNRRRERLLAEGAAARFTPEELSAQGDKAVTFRYML; from the exons ATGCAGCTGCGCCAGGCCATGTTTCTCTCCGCTTCGTCTTTCGCTGGGGCTTTTGGCGGGCTCCTGGCCTTCGGAATCGTCAAGATGGATGGCattggcggcctcgagggtTGGAGATGGatcttcatcgtcgagggTATCGtgaccgtcgccgtcgccgtgctcgctTGCTTCTGCCTCTACGACTTTCCAGAGACGGCCAAGTTCCTaacggaggaggagcgcgctTTTGTCGTGCACCGGCTGAGGTATCAAGGCCAAACGACCACGAGCACCCAAGACGGCGTGGTGCCAATGGCTGTGTCGCAGGCTGAGGAGTTCAAGTGCGATTATATCTGGCAGGCGTTCAAGGACTGGCATGTCTGGATCAGCATCCTCATGGGCTGGGGTGTAAGTGCCGAGCTGCCAGGCGCCGACAACTTTACTGACATGTACTCTGGTCAGCTAACGTGTCCGCTGTTCGGCTTGAGCCTGTTCCTCCCAACCATCATCAGGGCGCTTGGGTACACTTCCAGCAAGGCGCAGCTGATGACGGTGCCCATATACACCATGGGAGCCATACTTAGCCTCGTCAGCGCCCGATGTTCCGACAGAGTTGGCAAGCGGAGCCCGTTTTTACTAGGATGCATGACCGTGATGGTCCTCGGCTTCTCCAT GTGCATTGCCTCGGGCGACCCAAAGGTTGTCTACGGAGGCGTCTTCATCGCGACCTGTGGCGTGCATTCTGCGTCCCCAGGCTCCATCTCCTGGATGTCCAACAACCTCGCGGGCGGGTACAAGCGTAGCGTCGGCATGGCGATTTATCTCGCAGGTGCCAACCTTGGGGGT GTCGTGGCGTCTAACCTTTACAGGGCAAAGGACGGCCCCAGATACGTTATGGGCCACGGGATAGCGGTGGGGTTCGAGATACTGGGTATGGTTGCTGTCGTGATTCTCATAATGGGCTACCACGCGAGCAATCGGCGACGcgagcggctgctggccgaaggagcagcagcacggtTTACGCCGGAGGAGCTATCTGCCCAGGGCGACAAGGCGGTCACGTTCCGATACATGTTATAA
- a CDS encoding uncharacterized protein (EggNog:ENOG503P1NX) produces the protein MSTSTFSVSRSYAQGSMVGIMDGLNECRTARVAEILADFRTLQYYIANAPAESDNAEDYYTEGWAAMRQCAIDGHHILECAADTRVPVTHGGEEEQTKAELKQVLLDAFSRRHQGQKIYMRQGAARRWIEYRDQILQGNRPYAGVQPQLQACDQQLRVELASITDDFVYAELAASDQILGRWTVEDPSLRSVLRWLRARQR, from the exons ATGTCCACCTCGACATTCTCCGTTAGCCGTTCGTACGCTCAGGGCTCCATGGTGGGCATCATGGACGGAT TGAACGAATGCCGCACAGCTCGAGTCGCAGAGATACTGGCCGACTTTCGGACGCTGCAGTATTATATCGCGAACGCACCTGCGGAGTCGGACAACGCAGAGGACTATTACACCGAAGGCTGGGCGGCCATGCGGCAGTGCGCCATTGATGGTCATCACATCCTCGAgtgcgccgccgacacgaGGGTGCCAGTCacccatggcggcgaggaggagcagaccAAGGCCGAGCTGAAGCA GGTACTACTCGATGCCTTCTCGAGGCGACACCAGGGACAAAAAATCTACATGCGCCAGGGTGCAGCCCGACGATGGATTGAGTATAGGGACCAAATCCTCCAAGGCAACCGACCCTACGCTGGGGTCCAGCCGCAACTGCAGGCTTGCGATCAGCAGCTACGCGTG GAGCTGGCCTCCATAACAGACGATTTTGTCTACGCCGAGCTCGCAGCCTCGGACCAGATCCTGGGCCGCTGGACGGTGGAAGATCCGAGCCTGAGGAGCGTTTTGCGgtggctgcgggcgcggcagcgtTGA
- a CDS encoding uncharacterized protein (EggNog:ENOG503NV6P~COG:I) → MAGLTPEQLASFDRDGYLIVPGALRPDTVVGLLAETRRLLSSFSLADHPLTRFSTGEKSDHVGDDYFLTSGDKVRFFFEEDAFDDAGNLTKDKERAVNKIGHALHTLSPPFKALLLPDDDDDDQREQAQQQQQQVSPAAVARSLGFRDPRCLQSMVICKQPEIGGAVPPHQDSTFLYTDPPSAVGFWYALEDATLENGCLSFLPGSHRWAPVEKRLVRRSPAGSSSGGAGGTEMVDNDGPRFPSSREEEERTKPDGVVGGDDAAAYVPGEVKAGDLVLIHGNLLHKSERNTSQKGRIIYTFHIIEWEGTRYDKRNWLQPPAEGFTRLYA, encoded by the coding sequence ATGGCCGGCCTGACGCCTGAGCAGCTCGCCAGCTTCGACCGGGACGGCTACCTCATCGTGCCCGGCGCGCTGCGGCCCGACACGGTGGTggggctcctcgccgagacCCGCCGGCTGTTGTCGTCCTTCTCCCTGGCCGACCATCCGCTGACGCGCTTCTCGACGGGCGAGAAGAGCgaccacgtcggcgacgactaCTTCCTCACCTCGGGCGACAAGgtgcgcttcttcttcgagGAGGACGCCTTTGACGACGCGGGCAACTTgaccaaggacaaggagcgcGCGGTGAACAAGATCGGGCATGCGCTACACACGCTGAGCCCGCCGTTcaaggcgctgctcctccccgatgatgatgatgacgatcAGCGGGAgcaggcacagcagcagcagcagcaagtgagccccgcggcggtggcgcgctCGCTGGGATTCCGGGACCCGCGCTGCCTGCAGAGCATGGTCATCTGCAAACAGCCCGAGATTGGgggcgccgtgccgccgcaccaGGACTCGACCTTTTTGTACACGGacccgccctcggccgtggGCTTCTGGtacgccctcgaggacgcgacGCTCGAGAACGGCTGCCTGAGCTTCCTCCCCGGGTCCCACCGCTGGGCCCCCGTGGAGAAGCGTCTCGTGCgcaggtcgcccgccggcagcagcagcggtggcgcgggcggcacggAGATGGTGGACAATGACGGGCCGCGGTTCCCCTCCTCTcgcgaagaggaggagaggacgAAGCCGGACGGCGTGGtgggaggcgacgacgcagcggCCTATGTGCCtggcgaggtcaaggcggGGGACCTGGTGCTCATCCACGGCAACTTGCTGCACAAGAGCGAGAGGAACACCAGCCAAAAGGGGAGGATAATCTACACGTTCCACATCATCGAGTGGGAGGGCACCCGTTACGACAAGAGGAACTGGCTGCAGCCCCCTGCAGAAGGGTTCACAAGACTGTACGCCTGA